The Chiroxiphia lanceolata isolate bChiLan1 chromosome 4, bChiLan1.pri, whole genome shotgun sequence genome contains a region encoding:
- the CLDN23 gene encoding claudin-23, protein MRTPTAMIVGLVLCPCGLLLTLTGTLAPSWRKVSLVPNQPMDLVWEQGIWDICRERQSTHDRLCGQADELGYFEEVPVRVAQGLMPSSLVITLLGLVVAALGVRCWQEEPRHLLAGVAGLVLLLSGLMSLVPTSWYTHELWALPALPGSTLAVGYSLVLSYLGSCLEILGGLALALSFHQCCKERRAPKLSPSPVLEPGMCSTIGAYSNPWDVLKDERDGQHWRNNPPCDSDL, encoded by the coding sequence ATGAGGACGCCGACGGCGATGATCGTGGGACTGGTGCTGTGCCCCTGCGGGCTCCTGCTGACGCTCACGGGCACCCTGGCACCCAGCTGGAGGAAGGTGAGCCTCGTCCCTAACCAGCCCATGGACCTCGTCTGGGAGCAGGGCATCTGGGACATATGCAGGGAGCGGCAGAGCACCCATGACCGCCTCTGCGGGCAGGCTGACGAGCTGGGCTACTTTGAGGAGGTACCCGTGCGGGTGGCCCAAGGGCTGATGCCCTCCTCGCTGGTGATCACGCTCCTGGGCTTGGTGGTGGCTGCCCTGGGGGTTCGCTGCTGGCAAGAGGAGCCACGGCACCTGCTGGCTGGagtggcagggctggtgctgcttcTCTCAGGGCTGATGAGCCTCGTGCCCACCTCCTGGTACACCCATGAGCTGTGGGCACTGCCCGCACTGCCTGGCAGCACACTGGCTGTAGGCTACAGCTTGGTGCTGAGCTACTTGGGAAGCTGTCTGGAGATCTTGGGGGGGCTGGCCCTTGCCCTCAGCTTCCACCAGTGCTGCAAGGAGCGCAGGGCTCCCAAactgtcccccagccctgtgctggagccTGGGATGTGCTCCACCATTGGGGCTTACAGCAatccctgggatgtgctgaaGGATGAGCGAGATGGACAGCACTGGAGGAACAATCCACCTTGTGACTCAGACTTGTAG
- the LOC116786439 gene encoding low-density lipoprotein receptor-related protein 8-like produces MQPTTTSTTTTTRALPTKVIVPQPTTTTQHPTSPARVVPPTPPLPSSPAHPLTPVLHLSCPRTHVSCRDGTECVAQEYLCDGEKDCADGSDEDGCAQLCNTPGAFHCASGAMCVGAGERCDGVPQCPDASDETGCWTPTQECALRCDAATRCIPKSWLCDGHADCLDHTDEQGCVAKECGPAEFPCRNGQCVALALHCDGDHDCQDRSDEEGCAVPRPLLCRAGEVTCSHSGECVPEAWRCDGTADCGDGTDEQDCPWEEALCGDQQWGCSHGHECIPDVWRCDGETDCTDGSDEAGCQPAPCQSHEYPCGLGACLNASLVCDGRQDCVDGSDEGGNCSVPCKQSCAHLCYPSPQGPRCWCGPGYRLAEDSLFCMDIDECTEWGEGACSQTCLNAPGSYSCGCLPGYLLEPDGHVCKLTGPEPMLLVAVQSEVLSYGLRSGRKEVLLATDKDRVVFSLDYDLVERKVFWMDLATESIRWQDLNSGKKGTLVKGVRSDCIAVDWLGRNLYWTDGAAGQVLATRLGAAWQGIPEYTVVMDGDLDQPHSLVLQPLAGLLYWSEVGSHPRLMESTMDGSRRHVLLAQGLGWPTALALDLPTQRIFWLDEKLGSVSSAHLDGTSVKVLKLSWVRSPFAAAVCEGQIYWSERKTWSVQQVDKASGKNRTTLLKQHGQPHGLQVMHPALRPTAPNPCETRGCSHLCLLSARHTGQCRCPARLVLAADETTCLPLRDSAFALLVSPAAVAQVYLKDLPATSGSRGLPLHQALPLAKVGHLTAIDYAVKDKSLYFAEVGGNSIGLLRLKDWRRLSWKKAVAVEGTVTSLALDWLSGNLYWIRGQPPSIHVAAPGGRWALALLSEGLQGAAWLALCPRASTMCFVTAAGSHGPGATVECAAMDGTGRRAVWRRARAPTGLTFGAAGTRLYWADHERGTISSVELDGSHFRVVREGLHGLSLFAIGEGFLLWSTTSTNGSSKIWHSRLERAERWWFTMEKDLVAMRIYSQFSQEGTNACAKSNGGCAQLCLPNPAGRQCRCSHGYHLVHGAACAPALSCPATLQPCPDLQSCISGEQVCDGRSDCADGSDESDCPSQQVGTQVPAVSPSGMSHVEEQKPASLATALQPRQPSPSSPAAPGPREHGEPFLVPPSTEEVLRAVPCSSETCNLRGDCAIEAGRVTCHCALGYRGDYCEEVEVQPLAGPIVLGVAVLLLLAAAAVGALAYMRRRDRRRRTSSTASTRVLTLYHRESDPEEEDEEEEEELPPKSDTFVNEAYDGKEELPALPRKGPSHPNTVFS; encoded by the exons ATGCAGCCAACaaccaccagcaccaccaccaccactcgAGCTTTGCCAACTAAGGTCATTGTCCCACAGCCAACTACTACCACCCAGCACCCAACTAGTCCTGCACGGGTAGTGCCACCTACCCCACCACTcccatccagccctgctcaccCCCTGACCCCAGTCCTTCATCTGTCCTGTCCTCGCACACACGTGTCCTGCCGTGATGGCACTGAGTGTGTGGCTCAGGAGTACCTGTGTGATGGGGAGAAAGACTGTGCAGATGGCTCTGATGAGGATGGgtgtgcccagctctgcaacACCCCAG GGGCCTTCCACTGCGCGAGCGGAGCCATGTGCGTTGGGGCGGGAGAGCGCTGCGATGGGGTGCCCCAGTGCCCCGATGCCTCGGATGAGACAGGCTGCTGGACCCCCACGCAGGAGTGTGCCCTGCGCTGTGATGCTGCCACCCGCTGCATCCCCAAGAGCTGGCTGTGTGATGGCCATGCTGACTGCCTGGACCACACTGACgagcagggctgtg TGGCGAAGGAGTGTGGCCCAGCTGAGTTCCCCTGCCGGAATGGGCAGTGCGtggccctggccctgcactgcGATGGTGACCATGACTGCCAGGACCGCTCAGACGAGGAGGGCTGTGCCGTGCCCCGGCCACTGCTCTGCCGTGCGGGTGAGGTGACGTGTTCCCACAGTGGGGAGTGTGTGCCGGAGGCCTGGCGCTGCGATGGCACTGCTGACTGTGGGGATGGCACAGATGAGCAG GACTGTCCTTGGGAGGAAGCGCTGTGTGGGGACCAGCAGTGGGGCTGCTCCCATGGCCATGAGTGCATCCCTGATGTCTGGCGCTGCGATGGAGAGACTGACTGCACAGATGGCAGCGACGAAGCTGGCT GccagcctgctccctgccagagTCATGAGTACCCCTGTGGGCTGGGGGCCTGCCTGAATGCATCCTTGGTGTGTGACGGCCGGCAGGACTGCGTGGATGGCTCAGACGAGGGGGGGaactgctctgtgccctgcaaACAGTCCTGCGCTCATCTCTGCTACCCCTCGCCCCAGGGCCCT CGGTGCTGGTGTGGCCCAGGCTATCGGCTTGCCGAGGATAGTCTGTTCTGCATGGACATAGACGAGTGCACGGAGTGGGGTGAGGGAGCCTGCAGCCAAACATGCCTCAATGCCCCAGGGTCCTACAGCTGTGGCTGTCTCCCTGGCTACCTGCTGGAGCCCGATGGCCATGTCTGCAAACTCACTG GACCAGAGCCCATGTTGCTGGTGGCTGTGCAGTCAGAGGTGTTGTCCTATGGCCTGCGGAGTGGGCGTAaggaggtgctgctggccaCTGACAAGGATCGCGTCGTCTTCTCACTCGACTATGACCTGGTGGAGAGGAAAGTCTTCTGGATGGACCTGGCCACAGAGAGCATCCGCTGGCAGGACCTCAACTCGGGCAAGAAAGGCACGCTGGTGAAAG GTGTGAGATCAGACTGTATAGCAGTGGACTGGCTTGGGAGGAACCTGTACTGGACAGATGGTGCAGCAGGACAGGTGCTGGCCACTCGCTTGGGTGCTGCCTGGCAAGGGATACCAGAGTACACTGTGGTGATGGATGGAGACCTGGACCAGCCCCATTCTCTGGTGCTCCAACCTCTGGCAGG GCTGCTGTACTGGTCAGAGGTGGGGAGCCACCCACGGCTGATGGAGTCCACGATGGATGGGAGTCGGCGGCACGTGCTGCTGgcccaggggctgggctggcccACAGCACTAGCCCTCGACCTCCCCACCCAGAGGATCTTCTGGCTGGATGAGAAGCTGGGCAGTGTCAGTTCTGCACATCTGGATGGCACCAGTGTGAAG GTCCTGAAGCTGAGCTGGGTCCGGAGCCCCTTCGCGGCGGCCGTGTGTGAGGGCCAGATCTACTGGTCAGAGAGGAAGACATGGTCCGTGCAGCAGGTGGACAAGGCCAGTGGCAAGAACAGAACCACGCTGCTCAAGCAGCACGGGCAGCCCCATGGCCTCCAG GTGATGCACCCAGCCCTGCGCCCCACAGCCCCTAACCCCTGTGAGACACGTGGCTGCTCCCACCTGTGCCTGCTGAGTGCCAGGCACACTGGGCAGTGCCGGtgccctgccaggctggtgCTGGCTGCCGATGAGACCACCTGCCTGCCCCTCCGTGATTCAGCCTTTGCTCTCCTGGTGTCACCAGCAGCTGTGGCACAG GTCTACCTGAAGGACCTGCCTGCAACATCTGGATCCCGAGGGCTTCCCCTGCACCAGGCCCTGCCCTTGGCCAAGGTGGGCCACCTGACAGCCATCGACTACGCAGTGAAAGACAAGAGTTTGTACTTTGCAGAGGTGGGAGGCAACTCCATCGGACTGCTGCGCCTGAAGGACTGGAGACGGCTGTCCTGGAAGAAGGCAGTAGCTGTGGAGGGCACGGTGACATCCCTGGCCTTGGACTGGCTGAGTGGGAACCTGTACTGGATCAGGGGGCAGCCGCCCAGCATCCatgtggcagctcctggggggCGGTGGGCCCTGGCACTACTcagtgaggggctgcagggcgCTGCCTGGCTGGCACTGTGCCCTCGTGCCTCCACCATGTGCTTTGTCACAGCAGCTGGCAGCCATGGGCCCGGTGCCACAGTGGAGTGTGCAGCCATGGATGGCACTGGCCGCAGAGCGGTCTGGAGGAGAGCCCGGGCTCCCACTGGCCTCACCTTTGGGGCTGCTGGCACCAGGCTGTACTGGGCAGACCACG AGAGAGGTACCATCAGCAGCGTCGAGCTGGATGGATCCCACTTTCGGGTGGTGCGGGAAGGGCTGCATGGTCTCTCACTGTTTGCCATAGGAGAAGGCTTTCTGCTCTGGAGCACGACCTCAACCAATG GATCCAGCAAGATCTGGCACAGCCGGCTGGAGCGGGCCGAGAGGTGGTGGTTCACAATGGAGAAGGATTTGGTAGCCATGAGGATTTACAGCCAGTTCTCACAGGAAG GCACCAACGCCTGTGCAAAGAGCAAcgggggctgtgcccagctctgcctgcccaaCCCTGCAGGGCGGCAGTGCCGCTGCTCTCACGGTTACCACCTCGTGCATGGAGCAGCATGTGCACCAGCATTGTCCTGCCCTGCCacgctccagccctgccctgaccTCCAGAGCTGCATCTCTGGAGAACAGGTCTGTGACGGGCGCTCTGACTGCGCTGACGGCTCCGATGAGTCTGATT GCCCCTCCCAGCAGGTGGGGACGCAAGTCCCCGCAGTGTCACCATCAGGAATGTCCCACGTGGAAGAACAGAAACCAGCCTCGCTCGCAACTGCACTGCAGCCTcggcagcccagccccagctcacccGCAGCCCCTGGACCCCGGGAGCACGGAGAGCCCTTCCTGGTACCCCCCAGCACGGAGGAGGTGCTGAGGGCTGTGCCGTGCAGCAGCGAGACGTGCAACCTGCGCGGGGACTGCGCCATCGAGGCCGGGCGAGTGACGTGCCACTGCGCCCTGGGCTATCGTGGCGACTACTGCGAGGAAGTAGAGGTGCAGCCCCTTGCAGGACCCATCGTCCTGGGCGTGGCCGTTCTCCTCCTgctcgctgctgctgctgtgggggcCCTGGCCTACATGCGGAGGCGGGACAGGCGGAGGAG gaCCTCAAGCACTGCTTCCACCCGGGTGCTGACCTTGTACCACCGTGAAAGTGACCCtgaggaagaggatgaggaggaggaggaagagcttcCCCCCAAGAGTGATACATTTGTGAATGAAGCTTACGATGGGAAAGAG gagctgccagccctgccaaggaAGGGACCATCTCACCCCAACACTGTATTTTCATAA